The window TCATCCCCTCCCATTGTTGACAATACACCGAGTCACGAGTATCTTAATAACCCACTATCAAAATGTTTTCTTCTATTTAGATCGCCGTGATTCCCTTGCAGGCGCAGTCGAGTCCTCGTCCTTCAAGCCCTTTGCCTTAACATCGACCTGAAGCACGCATCTTCCGAGTTCAAGATGACACCACGAATACACCTACACCTACACCGAATATATTTACTAGAAATGTCGATCAACCATACAATAGCATATCTACTCACCTAAGCACGCCTAACTCGCAGCATTTCACAACAGCCACCTACAGATCTTACAAGGAATCGCCCCTAAAACCCAGCTCCAATGTCTGTCTTTACTTTCGACCCTCTAGGGTCCGATCCAGCACGAGCGTCCTCTCCATGGCTTAAACCAACCGATCCTCACAAGAAGTCTAGTCTCCCTGCGGATCATCCGCCAACGCGGAAAGGAACCATTGGGTCAGGCCTCTTATCAGACTACGGCGTCACCAAACTGGAGCCAGAGCCGCAAGAAGGCCCAACCGAGTACAAACTGCACCTCCTGCTGAGGTCTCGGAGGAGATATGAGCATATCAGCACCGCAACACGAATATCTGGCTCCATCAACCGCCCTTCAGTCGAATCCAGAACTTCcaagccagcaccacccctcccaggCTGTTCCACCACTGCACAAACTCGACAGGACCGCCTCGAGCACCTCACTACTCAGCTCCTATGGAGGCTGCAACAGTCGTGTCCGTATCACTCTGGAACTGCCACCACAGTCCCGGTGATACCGCAGCTCCCTGACGAGAACTTCGTTCGGGACGCCCCGATCAAGCTGGGAAAACTGTTGCCGGGCCTGGAAGCTTCGAGAGGAGCTCTGTACGAGATCGGAGTTGCAGATGACGGCACGCTTGCTGGTCTCACCAAGGATGAGCTTGACGAAAGTCTCAACACACTTCGCATCATGGCTGCCAGCTTGGGATGCAACATGAAGGTGCTCCGCAAGGTTGCGGTTGGTGACTGCGAATGGATTGACTCATCCGACTCTGAAGAAGGGTCGTGCTCAGGACCAAAAGGTCAACGGCGACAGGCCAGGTTGTGGGTGGCCGAGGCCCTGGTTACACCCAATCTTCGACCTAGAGATGCCAGTCATACAGGTGCAGCACGGTCACCCGGGCTCCCTGACCCGACACACGGCCCGCTATCTACGGACCAGCTGCGTGTAACACTTACAGGGCCGACGACCTCTGGAAAATCAACACTTCTCGGCGCTCTCTCGACCGGGACGCTGGATAATGGGCGTGGGAAAGGTCGGCTTGGGTTGCTCAAGCACCTGCATGAGGTGGCCTCAGGTATCACGTCGTCTGTCACTCAGGAGCTTGTGGGATATGATGGTGACAGGATTGTCCACtatggccatcaagaagttgAGTCCTGGATTGACATTCACAACTACACTAAATCAGGGCGGCTTGTCTATCTGGTGGACTCTGCAGGACACCCAAAATACCGGCGTACTATTCTTCGAGGCATTGTAGGATGGGCACCGCACTGGACTCTTCTCTGCATAGCAGCCAACAGTTACGACATCCCCACGCTTGTTGAGCCCGCAGCGGATGCCTATGGCCCCGAACAGAGCATGGAATTGGCATCAGCCCACCTCGACCTCTGTCTACGGCTTCGGCTTCCCTTGGTTGTGGTTATGACAAAACTGGATTTGGCAAGCGTAACCATCAAGAAAACTCTCAGCAGGATCTTGTCAAGCATCAAAAAGGCCGGCCGAGTCCCCATGTTAGTCAAAAGTGGACCAGCAGGGCATACCGGCCTCAGCATTGTCTCGGATCAAGACGCAGCTCTCATCAAAGACGTTGCCGAAGCGCTTCGTACAAACGACGACCCATCGGCCATCGTCCCTATCGTCCTCACCAGCGCAGTAGACGGCCGAGGAATCGGCACACTCCACGCCTTACTCCGGAGCCTACCTGTCCCTCCTACCCCAACGTCACACGACTACATCGGTGCAGCCTTGAACCCGGAACAGCCCGCCTGCCTGTTCCACGTCGAAGATAAATACAGcctccccgcctcctgcGCTCTTGCCACCAGCGACGCGGATCAGCAAACCGATCTAGGAACGGTAGTCGCGGGGTATCTAAGGTTTGGCAGCCTGTCGATCGGGGATAAGGTCGTGGTTGGCCCTTTTCCTTCCGAGGATGCTGCCGGCTCACCACCGCGTGACCAGTCCCCGGCGGGAAGTTATGGGCTTTCTTTGTCGCATCCGTCGTCTAATGAGCTG is drawn from Podospora pseudocomata strain CBS 415.72m chromosome 1 map unlocalized CBS415.72m_1, whole genome shotgun sequence and contains these coding sequences:
- a CDS encoding uncharacterized protein (COG:J; EggNog:ENOG503NXN2), which produces MSVFTFDPLGSDPARASSPWLKPTDPHKKSSLPADHPPTRKGTIGSGLLSDYGVTKLEPEPQEGPTEYKLHLLLRSRRRYEHISTATRISGSINRPSVESRTSKPAPPLPGCSTTAQTRQDRLEHLTTQLLWRLQQSCPYHSGTATTVPVIPQLPDENFVRDAPIKLGKLLPGLEASRGALYEIGVADDGTLAGLTKDELDESLNTLRIMAASLGCNMKVLRKVAVGDCEWIDSSDSEEGSCSGPKGQRRQARLWVAEALVTPNLRPRDASHTGAARSPGLPDPTHGPLSTDQLRVTLTGPTTSGKSTLLGALSTGTLDNGRGKGRLGLLKHLHEVASGITSSVTQELVGYDGDRIVHYGHQEVESWIDIHNYTKSGRLVYLVDSAGHPKYRRTILRGIVGWAPHWTLLCIAANSYDIPTLVEPAADAYGPEQSMELASAHLDLCLRLRLPLVVVMTKLDLASVTIKKTLSRILSSIKKAGRVPMLVKSGPAGHTGLSIVSDQDAALIKDVAEALRTNDDPSAIVPIVLTSAVDGRGIGTLHALLRSLPVPPTPTSHDYIGAALNPEQPACLFHVEDKYSLPASCALATSDADQQTDLGTVVAGYLRFGSLSIGDKVVVGPFPSEDAAGSPPRDQSPAGSYGLSLSHPSSNELSRIAARNAVSASAIKGEWHTASIVSIHNLRLPVQTLEAGQVGSIGIIFDQVRGEDGGVPMGTPRLRKGMVLAVPSQHMVSSGLSLQAVSGLTAVFDGDNASVSELTVGSLVNIYVASVRTAARVSRVSRVQAPGRSDEGRSPADDMDDVFGLGGDDNAAQKGQSEVGVGVGNGEVEVQLDLMNTREWVELGSKILVLEGRNRDRSGLEGFVGKVVEISE